CTGGTTGATCTGGAACCTCATtccagagaaaggagaggatgGCAGCTTTCCTACTCACACCTCTCTCCCCTGGAGCTGTGTTCTACTGGCTCGGGGCAGTGTGGAGCAAAACCGCAGCTGGCTGGGCTCCTGATGGGATTAACATGTGTTAATCTGCCCCGCAAAGCCCTACTGGGGTCCCAGTTCCCAGCCCTCCAGAGTGTGCCATGCCGTGGGTGAtgctcaccagggctgggctgggtgcccagctcccctggTAAGAGAGGTGGCTGAGGTGGAGTTGGTGCTGGATGGCATCTGTGAGCTTGTGCACGACCCGTttgtgggcagctctggggctgtcctgtggtGGAGAGAACCTGTATGTGTGATGGGCTAAGTGGGTGTGCCCCTGGGCTGAGGCCAGTGCCCCATGATGCACGGGAGGGTCGGGCCCTGGGGGTGCCCCTCATGCCTTACCTGACAGCGGGAAAGCAAAATCAGGGCCTCCTGATAGTGCCCGATGGCTTTCTGGGGGTCTCCCAGGTGCAAGCACACTGCACCCAGCCCCTCGCACGCTTGCCACTGCCCCTGTAAGTCCCCTGGGAGGCAAAGGGCTTCGTCGgtccctgcactgctcagccGAGATCCCCGGCAGGCAGGGTTACCCATCCTGAGCCCGCTTGGCTGCGGGATGCTGCGGGGGCACCTGTGCCTCCCCTCACCCGAGTCGCGGAAGGCTTGCAGGGCGTGCAGGTAGCTCTCGGCAGCAGCCCCGTGCTTCCCGAGCTGGCTGCAGGCGTGCGCCAGGTTCCCAAAGCTCTGCCCCTGAGCCCTGCGGTtccccagagcacctggaatTGGGAACAGGGGCTCCATGCCGAGCTGGCCCATGCGGCACAGCCGAGGGCAGGGACGGCGGGTGCGGTACCGTGCAGCGCGGCCGCCCGCCGGTGCCAGCCCAGGGCGGCGCCGAAGCGGCGCAGGGCGTTGAGGGCAGCGCCCAGGTTCTGCAGCAGCGCAGCCTCCCGCTGCCGGTCCTGCTCCCCACcgcacagccccagggcccgCTCGAAGCTCTCGGCAGCCAGGGAGAAGATGTGGAGCTGCGAGTAGCCGAGGCCGATGTCGTTGTAGAGTTTCCCTGGGGCCAGAGAGGAAAAGTAGGCGTGGGAGCTGCTCCGCAGGGCCCTGCGAGGGGAGGGCGCGGCGCGGCGTTACCTCGCAGGGCTGGGTCGGGGATGGATTCGCAGAGTGAGTGGCACCGGGCGAGGACCCCGGCGATCTCTTCGTTCCGGAACCGCCGGCTCTGCAGCATGGAGCCGCTcgccctgctcagagccacggccgcggccccggggcTCTCCGCCGCCGCGTAGGCCTGCGCTGCGTCCAAGAAGCACCGCGCGGCCCGCGCCGGCTCCCGCATCCCCAGGTAGCAGCAGCCCATCTGCACGCAGGTCCCCGCTCGGCTGccagcctgtgcagcagcagcgtGGCCGGAGACTTTCTCAAAACACTCCAGAGCCTTTGGGAAATCCTGGAGCCCTTCGTGAGCCGCCCCGACGCTGAAATAAAGGCTCCCCGAGTGGTCCCCGCTCTCCGCCTCTGAGGGCTGGGACTGGAGGAGGAACTCAAAGCCCTTTCTGGGCTTCCCAGTCTCCACGTAGGCAACCCCCAGGTTGAAGGCACAAGCCCTGTGGAGCTGAGGGCTCACTGAGtccctggagaggagcagggcctTCCTGAAGCACCCCACTGCCTCCCGCCCGGCACCCAGGGCCAGCGCCCGGTGTCCGGCTCGTGTGAGGCCCGCGATCGCACCCACCCGCCCTGCCGCctcatcccctccctcctgagcagctgccctggcctcAGCCTTCTTCTTCATCCGGCTCTTCTTGCAGCTGAAGGGGGCTGTGGAGGCTGCGGAGGTGGTGGCGAGGGTGGCGGCAGAGGGGGCAGTGGGGTGtgtgggggcagtgggggcagagggggcagagggtTGTGTGGGGGCAGTGGGGTGTGTGGGGGCAGAGGGTTGTGTGGGGGCAGTGGGGTGTGGGGGGGCAGTGGGGtttgtggggacagaggggtgtgtgggggcagtggggtgtgtgggggcagtgggggcagagggggcagtggggtgtgtgggggcagaggggtgTGTGGGGGCAGTGGGGTTTGTGGGAGTAGTGGGGTGTGTGGGAGCAAAGGGGGCAGTGGGGTGTGTGGGGGCAGTggggtgtgtggggacagaggggtgtGTGGGGGCAGTGGGTGTTTGGGGACAGAGGGGTGTGTGGGGGCAGTGGGGTgtgtgggggcagaggggtgTGTGGGGGCAGAGGAgtgtgtgggagcagggggGCAGTGGGGTGTGTGGGAGTagtgggggcagagggggcagtggggtgtgtgggggcagaggggtgtgtgggggcagaggggtgtgtgggggcagtggggacagagggggcaGTGGGGTGTGTGGGGGCAGAGGGTTGTGTGGGGGCAGTGGGGTTtgtgggggcagtgggggcagagggggcagtggggtgtgtgggggcagaggggtgTGTGGGGGCAGTGGGGTTTGTGGGAGTAGTGGGGTGTGTGGGAGCAAAGGGGGCAGTGGGGTGTGTGGGGGCAGTggggtgtgtggggacagaggggtgtgtgggggcagtggggtgtgtgggggcagtggggatagagggggcagtggggtgtgtaggggcagtggggacagagggggcaGTGGGGTGTGTGTGGGCAGTGGGGTGTGTCAGGGcagtgggggcagagggggcagtgggggcagtggggtgtgtggggcagtgggggcagagggggcagtggggcagtggggtgtgtggggcagtgggacagagggGCAGTGGGTGTGTGGGGCAGAGGGGTGTTGGGGgcagtggggcagagggggcagTGGGGTGTGTGTGGGCATGGGGTGTGTCAGGGcagtgggggcagagggggcagtgggggcagtggggtgtgtgggggcagtgggggcagtggggtgtgtgggggcagtggggacagagggggcagaggggtgTGTGGGGGTGGTGGGCTGCCCTCCCAGGTCAGCAGCCTCTTCCAaatccatgggcagggactgcagccTGCCTGCAAGAAAGAGAGGTGCTTAGGCAGCCAAGGCAGCGTGACCCAGCCAGCGAACACTTCAAACGAGCagcattattttatattatttaggAAAATTAGGGATGTCTTGTAGCCTGCTTGCTATTAagtttcaggaaggaaaaaggtcTTTCCACGGAGGACTCCACAAGCCTTGGTGGCCACGAGAGAGGAAAGAGGTCActgggggaaaaggagagacaCCACTGCCTGGAGTGGGATGTTGCTGGGGTGCCTTTTTGGGTGGCAGGATAATGGGTTGCACACACTTACTGTTTGCTCTTCAGGTGCAGAGGGTGCcgagagctgggagcagagagatgaggcatccctgctgctgcagccgcGTTGCTGCCGCaagccagggctctgctgcgGGGATGGAGAATGTCTGAGGCACCTCCGAGCTTGGGCTGCCTCGAAAGGTGCCTGGAGCAGGTCACAGCCCCTGGTGATGGACGGCCGGGTTCTGAGACAGGAGCGTGGCAGGcggtggcacaggctgggacaaAGCCAGGCCTGTTCCTGGGAAAGCACATCCCACAATGGCCCCGCTGGCTCCTGTTTCATCACTGTCACCAGGGCAGTGTGCAGTGCCATGGCAACCAagtgcagcagtgccagtgtgAGCCCTGTGAGGGaaggatggatgatggatgggaAAACTGTGTGGTGGACAGGACAGCCGTATAATGGATGGCACAACCGGCTTCTTCATGTCTCAACAGCTCGTGGCAGGTGCTGGGGACTTGTTCCGTGCAGGGGCAGGTTCATGCTTTGGACTGGGTTGATGGATGGGCTCAGAGCAGTGAGGGTACAGGgcaccctggggctgggtggCACGTCCTTGGTGTGGCACAGAGCCCGTGGAGTTCTCCAGCACCTCTCACTCGGCCCTGCACCCATGAGTTCCCCCTGCACCCTGGTGTTTGCCCAGCCCCTGCGCCTCAAGGCTCTCCCTGCAACCCGCGGCTCCCCTCGCTCTCTCGGTGTGTGTCACCTCCCGCACCCCCGtgctccctgagctccccagtGTGTGTCCCACGCTCTCCCCCGCGGTGTCCCGGTGCCGCCGTGTCCCGGGGTCCCGGTGTGTCACTCTAGGACACTAAATAACACGATGTGGACACGCTGCTCTTTTcaagataaaaatgaattttttaatttctgactctaacatttatagctttctaaaagtgacagcggattggagggtgacagtgccaactctccaatgacactggacaaaacagcagtccatcaaatttctcctccatgacagaatgcaaaacaataagttttttacagaaagtgtgtgagaaagttcgttacaagaatgtaaacatcagaaggctcagaaaatcttaaaaaagcAGGGCGACGTTGGTGTCCCGGGGTCCCGCGTCCCGCTTCCTCGGGTTCGGAGTCCCTGTGTCCCACTGCCGCCGCTCCCCAGTGACCCGCTGTTCCGGTGTCCCGCTGTCCCGGTATCCCGTGTCCCGCTGTCCCGCCCGGCAGCCCCCGCGCGGAGCCACGTGGGCGGCGGGAGATTCAAACCTCGGGCGGAGCCACCGGAGCCACCGCGGCCATggagggagcggggccggggcgctGTGAGTgaccggcaccggcaccggggggctgcgggcggggCTGCGGGCACCTCTGGTGGGGCAGAAGGGTGAGGGGAGCAGGAATGTCCGGGGTGCGGGGGACGGGAGGGGGACAAGTCTGGGGTGCAGCGAGCTAGGGGAGGACAGGTAAGGctggggggcagggggatgTGATGGGACAGGTatggctggggtggcagggggATGTGAAGGGACAGGTAAggctggggtggcagggggATGTGAGGGGACAGGTAAGGCTGGGGGGCAGGAGGATGTGATGGGACAGGTAAGGCTGGGTGGCAGGGGGATGTGAGGGGACAGGTAAggctggggtggcagggggATGTGAAGGGACAGGTAAGGCTGGGGGGGGCAGGAGGATGTGAGGGGACAGGTAAGGctggggggcagggggatgtggggacagGTGTGGGGTgcacatggggacagggactcTGGGTATGCAGTGGGATGGGGGTAGCCGTCAGATTTAGGGGTGCAGGGCATTGAGGGGGAACAGGCAGGTCTGCATGTGGGTAGAGGGAAAGTAGTGGCAAGGTGCCAGGCCCTGGGGACAAACTGGGGGGACATATTTGAGGAATTGTTTGTTGGGAGGCAGCCGGCTGCCCCCCAGAGGTTGTGAGTGCCTCCAGCATCAGCAGCCCTGTAAAAGGACCCCAAACCTGTAGCTGTGTTCCCCACCTCTTCCCCGGATACttgctctgtgccctcccccactccagtgccagctctgaTGGCCGTTAtttgggaaaaagggaaattggAAATTTTCCTCCCACTGCCAGAAGGGCTGGGAACTGTGACCTCGGTGCCACTCCCACGACGGCTGTGGGAGGCTACTGCACCCAAAGCCTGGCTCCCTTTCCCAAATCTTAGTTTCAGTGGCCATGGGGTCTTTGAAAAGCCTCCCTGAGCAGGGGGCTCTGACAGGAGGTCCCcttcctgcccaggtgagcgCCCGACTGCCGATGAGATGGACGAACAGAGGAGGCAGAACGTTGCCTACCAATACCTGTGCCACCTGGAGGAAGCCAAGCGGTGGGGCTGCACTTGGGGAGATCCTCGAGCTCACAtctgggggggaaaaggggTGCTAaggggggggacagggggagtGGGTGGGGAGTGGCTAGAGTGCTGCAGAATGCTGCTGTGGCTTTATGACTCCTCAAAGCTGGTTGGGAGGTTGTGTTTTTTGTGGGGGGATACTCAGCCCTCCATCCAAACTAAAAACCACCCAGCAGCAAAAGCATGAGGGCTGAgctcccctgccagggaggattTATTGGAATGTGGCTGGGAGGGGGATGTCCTTTGGGTGCTTTTCTCTGGGGGTCTGTGatgtgctctgcctctgccctgccagctggaTGGAAGCCTGTCTGGGTGAGGGGCTGCCCCCTCCCACGGAGCTGGAGGAGACCCTGCGCAATGGGGTCCTCCTGGCCAAGCTGGGCCACTGCTTTGCCCCTGCTGTTGTCCCGCTGAAGAAGATCTACGACCCTGAACAGACACGGTACAAGGTAAGGCTGTGGCACCAGAGGGAAGGTGTAGTATCCCTTAGGGTGTAGCCCCAAACCTTTCCCTTGCTGGTGAGTGCAGAGTGAGGAGGGACTCACTGACAGCACACTGTTCTGTAGCAGGTGGCTGCAATGGGGTCCCTGAGCTGGGGATCACAGGCATTGCCTCTGTCTTTGACCTCCTGCCttggctgggctgctctgggggcaaGGGGGGCCCCAGGGATGGGAGAAAGTGGGGTTCAGCCTGATCTCAGCTCCTCTCTTCCAGACAGCTGGGCTTCACTTTCGGCACACGGATAACATCAACTACTGGCGTGATGCCATGAGCCACGTGGGGCTTCCCTCGGTAAcacctcccctctgctctccccagccaaGGGGCACACTGGCCTTTGCcttgtggcactgctggggggtGCTGGTATGGCAGGGGGGCTTTGTCTTTGCCTCCCACTCTTTGACATCAGCCAGCCTTGGGGACTGTCTCGATGCCATTGCCCCTGATGTGTCTCTGTCTTGCTGGCAGATCTTCCACCCAGAGACCACTGACATCTATGACAAGAAGAACATGCCCCGGGTGGTCTACTGCATCCATGCACTCAGGTGGGTGCCCTGGCCTGGCTCTCATGGAATGTGTTCATGCTTATCAGCCCTTTGGTGGTGTCACCCGTCAGCCTC
This portion of the Serinus canaria isolate serCan28SL12 chromosome 25, serCan2020, whole genome shotgun sequence genome encodes:
- the TTC24 gene encoding tetratricopeptide repeat protein 24 — protein: MKKKAEARAAAQEGGDEAAGRVGAIAGLTRAGHRALALGAGREAVGCFRKALLLSRDSVSPQLHRACAFNLGVAYVETGKPRKGFEFLLQSQPSEAESGDHSGSLYFSVGAAHEGLQDFPKALECFEKVSGHAAAAQAGSRAGTCVQMGCCYLGMREPARAARCFLDAAQAYAAAESPGAAAVALSRASGSMLQSRRFRNEEIAGVLARCHSLCESIPDPALRGKLYNDIGLGYSQLHIFSLAAESFERALGLCGGEQDRQREAALLQNLGAALNALRRFGAALGWHRRAAALHGALGNRRAQGQSFGNLAHACSQLGKHGAAAESYLHALQAFRDSGDLQGQWQACEGLGAVCLHLGDPQKAIGHYQEALILLSRCQDSPRAAHKRVVHKLTDAIQHQLHLSHLSYQGSWAPSPALEPSQLRFCSTLPRASRTQLQGREVEKAQTEDELYWCTPGAQPRYSGTRVALTDGLTLEPCDPSGLLGTSGEDDDGPSSAPGYHSEPQANSTRTTSPLPLAKLPHASLQLHKYHRQPEHRFCSEPRPEGLTLHPTGPQTHQALHQRPPESHDNDPTATAAGCWSRRGPRTGTRTLSLVCSLV